In one window of Coleofasciculaceae cyanobacterium DNA:
- the purB gene encoding adenylosuccinate lyase — MYSAEQTVIERYTLPEMGEIWTDNYKLKTWLQVEIAVCEAQAELGYTPQEAVDEIKAKANFDPQRVLEIEAEVRHDVIAFLTNVNEYVGDAGRYIHLGLTSSDVLDTGIALQMVVSLNLILECLEELIQAIRYQAQQHRYTVMVGRSHGIHAEPITFGFKLAGWLAEVLRNRDRLVRLRKEIAVGKISGAVGTYANVDPQIEAIACQKLGLEPDCASTQVISRDRHADYVQQLALLTASIERFAVEIRNLQRTDVLEVEEFFSKKQKGSSAMPHKRNPIRSERLTGMARIVRGNAVAALENVALWHERDISHSSVERVILPDSCILTHFMLKEITGLVKTLLVYPENMKRNMNVYGGVIFSQRVLLTLVEKGMNRESAYRVVQECAHEAWNKIDGDFRKLISQNETVTNTLSPAEIDACFDPNHHLKNLDEIYQRLGI; from the coding sequence TTGTATTCTGCTGAACAGACTGTGATTGAACGCTACACCCTGCCCGAAATGGGCGAAATTTGGACTGATAACTATAAACTCAAAACATGGCTACAGGTTGAGATAGCAGTCTGCGAGGCACAAGCAGAACTAGGTTATACTCCCCAAGAAGCTGTTGATGAGATTAAAGCCAAGGCTAATTTCGATCCACAACGGGTTTTGGAAATTGAAGCTGAAGTGCGCCATGATGTTATTGCCTTTTTAACCAACGTCAATGAGTATGTCGGCGATGCAGGCAGATATATTCATTTAGGATTGACTAGTTCCGATGTTTTAGATACTGGAATTGCTCTACAGATGGTGGTTAGCCTCAATCTAATCCTAGAATGTCTAGAAGAGCTTATTCAGGCAATTCGTTATCAAGCGCAGCAACACCGCTATACGGTAATGGTAGGTCGATCGCACGGAATTCATGCCGAACCGATTACTTTTGGCTTCAAGCTGGCTGGCTGGTTGGCTGAAGTATTACGTAACCGCGATCGCCTTGTCAGATTACGTAAAGAAATTGCTGTAGGTAAGATTTCTGGGGCAGTAGGTACTTATGCTAACGTCGATCCTCAAATAGAAGCGATCGCCTGTCAGAAGTTGGGTTTAGAACCAGATTGTGCCTCAACTCAAGTTATTTCTCGCGATCGCCATGCTGATTATGTTCAGCAGTTGGCTTTGCTAACTGCCTCTATTGAGCGTTTTGCCGTAGAGATTCGTAATTTACAGCGTACAGATGTCCTAGAAGTTGAAGAATTTTTCTCTAAAAAGCAAAAAGGTTCTTCCGCTATGCCTCATAAACGCAATCCAATTCGTTCGGAACGATTAACTGGGATGGCGCGAATTGTCCGTGGTAACGCGGTAGCTGCTTTAGAGAACGTGGCATTGTGGCATGAACGAGATATTTCTCATAGTTCTGTAGAACGAGTTATTTTGCCTGATAGCTGCATACTGACTCACTTTATGCTCAAAGAAATTACTGGTTTGGTGAAAACCCTGCTGGTATATCCAGAAAACATGAAGCGCAATATGAATGTTTATGGTGGAGTAATCTTTAGTCAGCGAGTCTTGCTTACCCTAGTTGAAAAAGGCATGAATCGTGAATCAGCTTATCGGGTAGTGCAAGAATGCGCTCATGAGGCATGGAACAAAATTGATGGCGACTTCCGTAAATTAATTTCTCAGAATGAGACAGTAACGAACACTTTATCCCCCGCTGAAATAGATGCTTGTTTCGATCCAAATCATCACTTAAAAAATTTGGATGAAATTTATCAACGCTTGGGTATTTAA
- a CDS encoding response regulator transcription factor — translation MKDNPQRDNKKLLLIDDDPNLILLVKDYLEFRGYNVDTAENGREALEVLDHNVPDMIICDVMMPEMDGYSLVKHIRQEPTTNRIPVLFLSAKGQSQDKVKGLNEGADVYMSKPFEPEELVAQVESSLKQIKRWEQGRPKGLDGAPTIHVPHNVELTPTELKVVQLVAKGMANREIAKQLNVSQRTIESHVSNMLNKTSLNNRTELARWAIESSMA, via the coding sequence ATGAAAGACAATCCTCAGAGAGATAATAAGAAACTGCTGCTCATAGATGACGATCCTAATTTGATTTTGCTAGTTAAAGACTATCTCGAATTTAGAGGATATAACGTAGATACCGCCGAAAATGGTAGAGAAGCTTTAGAGGTTTTAGATCATAACGTTCCTGACATGATTATTTGTGATGTAATGATGCCAGAGATGGATGGATATTCTCTAGTTAAGCATATTCGCCAAGAACCAACGACCAATCGTATTCCTGTACTATTTCTTTCTGCTAAGGGTCAAAGTCAAGACAAAGTTAAAGGTCTAAACGAAGGTGCTGATGTATATATGTCCAAACCTTTTGAACCAGAAGAATTAGTTGCCCAAGTTGAGTCTTCTCTTAAACAAATTAAACGTTGGGAACAAGGCCGTCCCAAAGGTTTGGATGGTGCACCAACCATTCATGTTCCTCACAATGTGGAGTTGACTCCTACAGAATTAAAGGTAGTTCAACTAGTAGCTAAGGGGATGGCAAATCGTGAAATCGCCAAACAATTGAATGTTAGTCAACGAACCATTGAAAGTCATGTCTCTAATATGCTTAATAAAACCAGCTTGAATAATCGTACTGAGTTGGCCCGCTGGGCAATTGAAAGCAGTATGGCATGA
- a CDS encoding nitroreductase: MVIFTEQVNELMRSRRSTKPRLFNGNKINDNIIWEILENSNWAPNHGLTQPWRYKVFNGSGLNKLAEFQANLYQQTTSEAEFKLEKYERMKTNILKSSHVIAICMERQKSAKILEIEEIEAVACSVQNMALTAAAYQICSFWGSGGVTYTQELKEFLGLGAKDKCLGYLYLGYSDSPTTKSRRDPIKQKVEWIT; this comes from the coding sequence ATGGTCATTTTTACCGAGCAAGTAAATGAATTAATGAGATCGCGGCGTTCTACTAAACCAAGATTATTTAACGGCAACAAAATTAACGACAACATCATTTGGGAAATCCTGGAAAATTCTAATTGGGCACCCAATCATGGTTTGACTCAACCTTGGCGATATAAAGTTTTCAATGGTTCTGGATTAAATAAATTAGCAGAGTTTCAGGCAAATTTATATCAACAAACTACGTCAGAAGCCGAATTTAAGCTAGAAAAATATGAGCGGATGAAGACTAATATACTTAAGTCTTCTCATGTAATTGCTATCTGTATGGAACGGCAAAAATCCGCCAAAATTCTGGAAATAGAAGAAATAGAAGCTGTGGCCTGTAGCGTGCAAAATATGGCACTAACTGCTGCTGCCTACCAAATTTGCAGTTTTTGGGGTTCTGGTGGGGTGACTTATACTCAAGAGTTAAAAGAGTTTCTTGGTTTGGGAGCAAAAGATAAATGTCTTGGGTATTTATACTTGGGATATAGTGACAGTCCAACTACTAAAAGCCGTCGGGATCCAATTAAGCAAAAGGTAGAATGGATTACCTAG
- a CDS encoding amino acid adenylation domain-containing protein — MDNCSTIVELLQYRASSQSQKASFTFLEDGEIETKTLTYVELNRRAKAIANKLQTLDLREERALLLYPSGLDYLAAFFGCLYAGVIAVPAYPPQSQRKTPRIQAITKDAQAAIALTTETLLPRMQSLLGTIDNLQWLATDNLKVGIEASWQQPDLDTNTIAFLQYTSGSTGTPKGVMVSHGNLLHNAAMTYRCMGHSLESRFVSWLPIYHDMGLIGGILQPLYGGFPCVLMSPTSFLQRPYRWLQAISKYKGTTSGAPNFAYELCINKITDKQRATLDLSSWQVAFNGAEPIRHETLEQFSNSFAGCGFRREAFYPCYGMAEATLLVSGGRRKDAETERNEIVFQSKAIDRLALAEDRIVKVFGEEDSKVLVGCGSSIPGQEVAIAKLAVLKDTASHKGIVNPETRVICPSGEVGEIWVRGDSVAKGYWNRLEETEETFRAILPNPRQSLQRRKPPQRAASPYQGEKSTGEDFKEEYFLRTGDLGFLDDSGELFVTGRLKDLIVIRGRNLYPQDIELTAQRSHDALRLGSNAAFSVEIGNEERLVVVQELEFRAKPNLESVVTVIRQAVTETHEIEVYGVVLIKPGSIPKTSSGKIQRRATRNKFLKSTLDIVASSVVKTNEFADTETNLTREELLQQSPQEAQLLLEAYLQTRIARVLKRLPQEVELDHPLTGLGLDSLKVFELKNQIEADLGITIAIADLFSGLNTRSLSTKILAQLETTNSTESRCLKRITTDNNIHPVSFAQARLWFLDRLKTGNPAYNISFAVRITGKLKVKRLEDSINQVISRHEILKTSFSTSDGNPVQVINPTLILPLSVVDVSESEVKVITTQEHQQPFDLTTTPLLRLKLLRLASEKYILLLTMHHIIADGLSAEVFITEVAQSYQRSTVPELPIQYKDFVYWQRQQLEENFHQHLDYWREKLKDAPPLLQLPTDKPRLSVQSYQGRCQSWEISSSLTKQLQSLAQSEGVTLFMLLLAAFKTLLYRYTGQEDIIVGSPIANRNHEQLKGLIGFFVNTLVLRSNLAGNPNFSELLSQIRQVALEAYVHQDLPFDKLVEALQPVRDLSYTPVFQVMFALQDAPQLATIPSLILSEYKVDSQIAQFDLSVSIEKKDKTLIATFEYNTDLFDDATITRMVSHYQNLLEGIVFNPQLRLSELPLLSDKEKQQLLVDWNPTLVDYAQVSIQELFEKQVQNNPNAVAIVFNNQELTYQQLNNQANQLANYLQDLGVQPEVLIGVYLERSLEVFIAILGIIKAGGAYLPLDPEYPPERIAWMLQDASSFIILSQEYLKEQLSNHSAKVICLDTEGNNITQKSPKNLNIQTTPENAVYTIYTSGSTGKPKGVVCTYGGLVNTYLAWQNANLLPYGNGDSRIAPTCYLQMASFSFDVFTGDLIKALCSGAKLVICPKELLLESKKLYQFMVQEKITCADFVPAVLMNLVDYLERTGQSLDFIKLLIVGSDRWYIRDYQRVKKLCGLDTKLINAYGVTEATIDSTYFIAEGELPLALTKSDRLVPIGRSFPNTQVYLLDNNLEPVPIGVWGEIYLGGSSLARGYLNNPELTKEQFIANPFNNQQSTINNQRLYKTGDKARYLSNGNIEFLERIDNQVKIRAFRIEVSEIEAVINQHEDIKQAVVIAKEDLAGNKILVTYIVLKQQEQNEDIGKTIQQLKNYLKEHLPDYMIPADWQVLKELPLTSNGKLDRQALKTIKRKGKQPFIPTSNQQEQIIAEIWQELLQRENIGVNDNFFDVGGHSLLLAQVQAKLEQSLEINIAITDLFKYPSISSLANYLSQKENDLLTSNDKSEQVFSRIDKQKAALARQKQLRQVKK; from the coding sequence ATGGATAATTGTTCGACGATAGTAGAGCTTTTGCAATATAGAGCTTCGTCACAATCTCAGAAAGCGTCTTTTACGTTTTTAGAGGATGGAGAAATAGAAACAAAGACACTAACTTATGTAGAGTTAAACCGACGAGCAAAAGCGATCGCCAATAAACTACAAACACTAGACTTAAGAGAAGAAAGGGCGTTATTACTCTATCCCTCAGGATTAGATTATTTAGCTGCTTTTTTTGGTTGTCTGTATGCAGGAGTGATTGCTGTTCCTGCTTATCCTCCTCAGAGTCAACGGAAAACTCCCCGAATACAAGCTATTACTAAAGATGCGCAAGCTGCGATCGCTTTAACTACTGAGACACTTTTGCCTAGAATGCAGTCTTTGTTAGGCACAATAGATAATTTACAATGGCTCGCTACAGATAACTTAAAGGTGGGAATTGAAGCTAGTTGGCAACAACCAGATTTAGATACCAACACAATTGCCTTTTTACAATATACATCGGGTTCTACTGGTACGCCGAAAGGAGTGATGGTAAGTCATGGTAATTTATTGCACAATGCAGCAATGACTTATCGCTGTATGGGGCATTCTCTTGAGAGTAGGTTTGTTTCTTGGTTGCCGATTTATCACGACATGGGGTTGATTGGTGGTATTTTGCAACCTCTCTATGGCGGTTTCCCTTGTGTGTTGATGTCGCCGACTTCTTTTTTACAACGCCCTTATCGTTGGTTACAAGCTATTTCTAAATACAAAGGAACTACTAGCGGTGCGCCTAATTTTGCTTACGAACTATGTATTAATAAGATTACTGATAAACAACGTGCCACTCTCGATTTAAGTAGTTGGCAGGTGGCTTTTAATGGGGCTGAACCTATTCGTCATGAGACTTTGGAACAATTTAGTAATAGTTTTGCTGGCTGTGGTTTTCGTCGGGAGGCTTTTTATCCTTGTTATGGGATGGCGGAAGCAACTTTGTTGGTTTCTGGAGGGAGGCGTAAAGACGCGGAGACAGAAAGAAATGAGATTGTGTTTCAAAGTAAAGCTATAGATAGGTTGGCTTTGGCTGAAGATCGGATTGTCAAGGTGTTTGGGGAAGAAGATAGTAAGGTTTTGGTTGGTTGTGGTAGCAGTATTCCTGGGCAAGAAGTTGCGATTGCGAAGCTAGCCGTCCTAAAGGATACCGCTTCGCATAAAGGCATCGTTAATCCTGAAACTCGTGTAATTTGCCCGTCTGGAGAAGTAGGGGAGATTTGGGTAAGAGGAGATAGTGTAGCTAAGGGTTATTGGAATCGTTTGGAGGAGACTGAAGAGACGTTTCGGGCGATCCTCCCTAACCCACGGCAGTCGCTACAACGGAGGAAACCTCCGCAACGCGCTGCCTCCCCTTATCAAGGGGAGAAAAGCACAGGGGAAGATTTTAAGGAAGAGTATTTTTTGCGTACTGGTGATTTGGGGTTTTTGGATGATTCGGGGGAGTTGTTTGTTACTGGGAGGCTTAAGGATTTAATTGTTATTCGAGGGCGTAATCTTTATCCGCAAGATATTGAATTGACGGCGCAAAGAAGTCATGACGCTTTGCGTTTGGGCAGTAATGCTGCTTTTTCGGTAGAGATAGGTAATGAGGAAAGATTAGTAGTCGTACAAGAGTTGGAGTTTCGGGCTAAACCGAATTTGGAGTCGGTGGTTACTGTTATTCGGCAAGCGGTAACTGAAACTCATGAGATAGAAGTTTATGGTGTGGTTTTGATTAAGCCTGGAAGTATTCCTAAAACTTCTAGTGGTAAGATTCAACGTCGGGCAACTCGAAATAAATTCTTGAAAAGTACATTAGATATAGTTGCTAGTAGTGTTGTTAAAACTAACGAATTTGCTGATACAGAAACTAACTTAACTAGGGAAGAACTTTTACAACAGTCTCCTCAAGAAGCCCAGTTACTTTTGGAAGCATATCTGCAAACAAGAATTGCACGGGTACTTAAAAGATTGCCTCAAGAAGTTGAACTTGATCATCCTTTAACTGGTTTGGGATTGGATTCATTAAAAGTTTTTGAATTAAAAAATCAAATTGAAGCTGATTTAGGAATAACAATCGCGATCGCGGATCTCTTTTCTGGATTAAATACGCGATCGCTTTCTACAAAAATATTAGCTCAATTAGAAACAACTAATTCTACAGAATCTAGATGTTTAAAAAGAATTACTACAGATAATAATATTCATCCCGTTTCTTTTGCTCAAGCCAGACTTTGGTTTCTCGATCGTCTTAAAACTGGTAATCCTGCTTATAATATTTCGTTTGCAGTGCGAATTACAGGCAAACTGAAAGTTAAGCGTTTAGAAGACTCTATCAATCAAGTTATTTCTCGACACGAAATACTTAAAACTTCTTTTTCTACATCCGACGGGAACCCAGTACAGGTTATTAATCCAACTTTAATATTACCCTTATCAGTAGTAGATGTATCAGAGTCAGAAGTTAAGGTAATTACAACACAAGAACATCAACAGCCTTTTGATTTAACTACAACACCTTTATTAAGACTGAAATTATTACGTCTGGCATCAGAAAAATATATTTTACTGTTGACGATGCACCATATTATTGCCGATGGTTTGTCAGCAGAAGTCTTTATCACGGAAGTTGCCCAATCCTACCAACGATCAACTGTTCCAGAATTACCCATACAATATAAAGACTTTGTTTATTGGCAGCGTCAACAGCTTGAAGAAAATTTTCACCAACACTTAGATTATTGGCGAGAAAAATTAAAAGACGCACCACCGCTTTTACAACTACCTACAGACAAACCTAGACTATCAGTACAAAGTTATCAAGGTAGATGTCAGTCTTGGGAAATATCAAGCAGTTTGACAAAACAGTTGCAAAGTCTCGCCCAAAGTGAAGGTGTTACTCTGTTTATGTTGTTGCTGGCAGCATTTAAAACCTTACTATATCGATATACTGGACAAGAAGATATTATTGTTGGTTCACCTATTGCTAACCGTAACCATGAGCAACTTAAAGGTTTAATTGGCTTTTTTGTTAATACTTTAGTATTGCGGAGTAATTTAGCAGGAAATCCTAATTTCTCAGAATTATTATCTCAGATACGTCAAGTAGCTTTAGAAGCCTATGTCCATCAAGATTTGCCATTCGATAAATTAGTAGAAGCATTACAACCAGTAAGAGATTTAAGTTATACACCTGTATTTCAGGTAATGTTTGCTTTACAAGATGCGCCTCAGTTAGCAACAATACCTAGCTTAATTTTGAGTGAGTATAAGGTTGATAGTCAGATAGCGCAATTCGACTTAAGTGTCTCCATTGAGAAGAAAGACAAAACCCTAATTGCTACTTTTGAATACAATACAGATCTGTTTGATGATGCCACTATTACCAGGATGGTTAGTCATTATCAAAATTTACTCGAAGGTATTGTATTTAATCCTCAGCTCAGACTATCAGAGTTACCTTTATTATCAGATAAAGAAAAACAGCAATTATTAGTTGATTGGAATCCAACTTTAGTTGATTATGCTCAAGTTTCGATTCAGGAGCTATTTGAGAAACAAGTACAGAACAATCCTAATGCTGTAGCGATAGTTTTTAATAACCAAGAATTGACTTATCAACAGTTAAATAATCAAGCAAATCAACTGGCAAATTACCTACAAGATCTTGGAGTACAACCAGAGGTATTAATTGGAGTATATCTAGAACGTTCTTTAGAAGTTTTTATTGCTATTTTAGGAATTATTAAAGCAGGTGGTGCTTATCTTCCTCTTGATCCAGAATATCCTCCTGAACGAATTGCTTGGATGCTGCAAGATGCTTCTTCATTTATTATTTTGTCTCAAGAATATCTAAAAGAACAACTATCAAATCATTCAGCTAAAGTAATTTGTTTAGATACTGAAGGGAATAATATTACCCAAAAAAGTCCGAAAAATTTAAATATTCAAACAACACCAGAAAATGCTGTCTATACAATTTATACATCAGGTTCGACAGGAAAACCTAAAGGGGTAGTTTGCACCTATGGCGGTTTAGTTAATACATATCTGGCTTGGCAAAACGCTAACTTGTTACCTTACGGTAACGGCGATTCGCGAATCGCCCCTACGTGTTATTTACAAATGGCGAGTTTCTCTTTTGATGTTTTTACGGGAGATTTAATTAAAGCCTTATGTTCAGGAGCAAAATTAGTTATTTGTCCTAAAGAGTTGCTTTTAGAATCCAAAAAACTTTATCAATTTATGGTGCAAGAAAAAATTACTTGTGCCGATTTTGTACCAGCAGTTTTAATGAATTTAGTAGATTATTTAGAGCGAACTGGACAATCTCTAGATTTTATTAAATTATTGATAGTTGGATCTGATCGCTGGTATATCAGAGACTATCAAAGAGTTAAAAAGTTGTGTGGTTTAGATACTAAATTAATTAATGCTTATGGTGTGACTGAAGCAACTATTGATAGTACCTATTTTATAGCAGAGGGCGAACTGCCGTTAGCCCTTACAAAAAGCGATCGCCTTGTTCCTATTGGTCGTTCTTTTCCTAATACTCAAGTTTACTTATTAGATAATAATTTAGAACCTGTTCCTATTGGAGTTTGGGGTGAAATTTATCTTGGTGGTAGTAGTCTGGCAAGAGGATATTTAAATAATCCTGAATTAACCAAAGAACAATTCATTGCTAATCCATTTAATAATCAACAATCAACAATTAATAATCAACGATTATATAAAACAGGAGATAAAGCACGCTATCTATCGAATGGAAATATTGAGTTTTTAGAACGAATTGATAATCAAGTTAAAATTCGTGCTTTTAGGATTGAGGTAAGTGAAATTGAAGCAGTAATTAATCAGCATGAAGATATTAAGCAAGCGGTAGTTATTGCTAAAGAAGATTTGGCTGGCAATAAAATTTTAGTGACTTATATTGTTTTAAAACAGCAAGAACAAAATGAAGATATAGGCAAGACAATTCAACAACTAAAAAATTATTTAAAAGAGCATTTGCCAGATTATATGATACCTGCTGATTGGCAAGTATTAAAAGAATTACCATTAACTTCTAATGGCAAGCTTGATCGCCAAGCTTTGAAAACAATTAAACGCAAGGGCAAACAGCCGTTCATCCCTACTAGCAATCAACAGGAACAAATTATTGCTGAGATTTGGCAAGAACTACTTCAGCGAGAAAATATTGGAGTTAATGATAACTTTTTTGATGTTGGCGGTCATTCTTTACTGTTAGCTCAAGTTCAAGCAAAGTTAGAACAATCTTTAGAAATAAATATAGCTATAACGGATTTATTTAAATATCCCAGTATTAGTTCTTTAGCTAATTATCTCAGTCAAAAAGAAAATGATTTATTAACGAGCAACGATAAATCAGAACAAGTTTTTAGTCGCATTGATAAACAAAAAGCAGCATTAGCTCGTCAAAAGCAATTACGTCAGGTAAAGAAATAA